The following are encoded in a window of Poseidonibacter antarcticus genomic DNA:
- the greA gene encoding transcription elongation factor GreA, protein MDKEPMTNIGYEKITGELEFLKKKERPETVIALEEARQLGDLKENAEYHSAKEKLALIDIQMAEIGAIISKAVIIDPTTLPHTKVSFGSTIELVDVDTDEEFKYAIVGGVESNADNGLISFNSPLAKQLLGKEEGDEIKATLPGGIKTFEILSVGYKELKI, encoded by the coding sequence ATGGATAAAGAACCCATGACAAATATCGGATACGAAAAAATTACAGGCGAATTAGAGTTTCTAAAAAAGAAAGAGAGACCAGAAACTGTAATTGCATTAGAAGAAGCTAGACAACTAGGTGACTTAAAAGAGAATGCAGAGTATCATTCGGCAAAAGAGAAATTAGCATTAATAGATATACAAATGGCAGAAATTGGTGCAATAATTTCTAAAGCTGTAATCATAGATCCAACAACTCTTCCTCATACAAAAGTAAGTTTTGGTTCAACTATTGAATTGGTTGATGTAGATACAGATGAAGAATTCAAATATGCAATTGTTGGTGGAGTTGAATCAAATGCTGATAATGGATTAATCTCATTTAACTCACCTTTAGCAAAACAACTTTTAGGAAAAGAAGAGGGCGACGAAATTAAAGCTACACTTCCAGGAGGAATTAAAACTTTTGAAATACTAAGTGTAGGATATAAGGAGTTAAAAATATAA
- a CDS encoding UDP-2,3-diacylglucosamine diphosphatase has protein sequence MFLNLEDNAIFVADSHFNLKNREFLIFLEQLDSKKIETHQLILMGDNFDFLSGESKYFIKQNKILIDILNKLSLSIQIVYLEGNHDYNLQKLFPNIKVYKREEQPLIGKYKDKTIALSHGDNFINWQYDLYCFIIRNPILLKFLNMIDFGNFISKKIDSSLLEKNICHEMKNFKTLVEKRMKNYKSDIVIEGHYHQGSIHNFKDKIYVNIPSLCCDKTYIKLKNHEFSKIKI, from the coding sequence ATGTTCCTTAATCTAGAAGATAATGCAATTTTTGTAGCAGATTCTCATTTTAACTTAAAAAATAGAGAATTTTTAATCTTTTTAGAGCAGCTAGACTCTAAAAAGATTGAAACACATCAACTCATCTTAATGGGTGATAACTTTGACTTTTTATCAGGTGAAAGTAAATACTTTATAAAACAAAACAAAATCCTAATTGATATTCTAAATAAATTATCTTTAAGCATACAAATAGTTTATTTAGAAGGGAATCATGATTATAATCTACAAAAACTATTTCCAAATATAAAAGTTTATAAAAGAGAAGAACAACCCTTGATTGGAAAATATAAAGATAAAACAATTGCATTATCACATGGTGATAATTTTATTAATTGGCAATATGATTTATATTGTTTTATTATAAGAAATCCAATTTTATTAAAATTTTTAAATATGATTGATTTTGGAAACTTTATTTCAAAAAAAATTGATTCATCTCTTTTAGAAAAGAATATTTGTCATGAAATGAAAAACTTTAAAACTTTAGTTGAAAAAAGAATGAAAAACTATAAAAGCGATATTGTAATTGAAGGTCATTATCACCAAGGTTCAATACATAATTTTAAAGATAAAATATATGTAAATATCCCTTCTCTTTGTTGCGATAAAACATATATCAAACTTAAAAATCACGAATTTTCAAAAATAAAAATATAA
- a CDS encoding DUF808 domain-containing protein — protein MASGMFALLDDIAVLADDIALSTKVATQKTAAILGDDLAVNAEKATGFKQERELKVIWEITKGSLKNKAIILPIAFVLSAFAPWLISIILVFGGLYLLYEGAEKIEEYFLKDKDEKNEKILKNSTVENIVDIEKAKIKSAVFTDFILSIEIIILALTTVLDKPLITQIISTTVVAIVATIGVYGIVALIVRIDNLGFWFIKKEKIRIGNFFIALMPRLINVLSIVGTIAMILVGGGILAHNIDFIHHIFIESIPFIVNELILGVVVGFIVLFVVHKSKSLIKNTYY, from the coding sequence ATGGCATCAGGAATGTTCGCATTATTAGATGATATTGCTGTATTAGCAGATGATATTGCATTAAGTACAAAAGTAGCTACACAAAAAACAGCTGCAATATTGGGTGATGATTTAGCTGTTAATGCTGAAAAAGCAACTGGCTTTAAACAGGAGCGAGAATTAAAAGTAATTTGGGAAATAACAAAAGGTTCTTTAAAAAATAAAGCTATTATTTTACCTATTGCTTTTGTATTAAGTGCATTTGCTCCTTGGTTAATTTCTATTATTTTAGTTTTTGGTGGATTATATCTTTTATATGAAGGTGCTGAAAAAATCGAAGAATATTTTTTAAAAGATAAAGATGAAAAAAATGAAAAGATTTTAAAAAATTCTACAGTTGAAAATATTGTTGATATTGAAAAAGCAAAAATAAAATCTGCAGTTTTTACAGATTTTATTCTTTCAATTGAAATCATAATATTAGCACTTACAACAGTTTTAGATAAACCTTTGATTACGCAGATTATATCAACAACAGTTGTTGCCATTGTTGCAACTATTGGAGTTTATGGAATTGTAGCTTTAATTGTTAGAATTGATAATTTAGGTTTTTGGTTTATTAAAAAAGAGAAAATAAGAATAGGAAACTTTTTTATTGCACTAATGCCAAGACTTATAAATGTATTATCTATTGTTGGAACTATTGCAATGATACTTGTAGGTGGTGGAATATTAGCTCATAATATTGATTTTATCCATCATATTTTTATTGAATCAATTCCATTTATTGTTAATGAATTAATCCTTGGAGTTGTTGTTGGTTTTATTGTCTTATTTGTTGTTCATAAGAGTAAAAGTTTAATAAAAAACACATATTATTAA
- the argC gene encoding N-acetyl-gamma-glutamyl-phosphate reductase, translating to MNVAIIGASGYTGLELIKILLTHPKFNITYIANTTGDINVEDLHPCLKGVLNIKVEKASASDVAAKADLAFLALPHKASMSFAKELLALDIKVVDLSADYRLELDTYEEHYCAHEDKENIPNSVYGLPEYYKNEIKNTNLVANPGCYPTASLLGLLPFIDYIEEGSQIFIDAKSGISGAGKKLTELAHFANLNENMMAYNPFKHRHMPEIEEKIKLVKNKEFQINFVPQLIPVTRGMLISIYATLKEEVNVEEILEERYKNNEFVRVRKSAVDIKSTAGTNFCDVFVARNKKALFINSSIDNLLRGASSQAVVNANIMCGFEDNEGIPKIAYVP from the coding sequence ATGAATGTAGCAATTATAGGAGCTAGTGGATACACTGGTTTAGAATTAATTAAAATATTATTAACACATCCAAAATTTAATATTACTTATATTGCAAATACAACAGGTGATATTAATGTAGAAGATTTACATCCTTGTTTAAAAGGTGTATTAAATATTAAAGTAGAAAAAGCAAGTGCTAGTGATGTTGCTGCTAAGGCTGATTTAGCTTTTTTAGCACTTCCTCATAAAGCATCTATGTCTTTTGCAAAAGAGTTATTAGCTTTAGACATAAAAGTTGTAGATTTATCAGCTGATTATAGACTTGAGCTTGATACTTATGAAGAACATTATTGTGCTCATGAAGATAAGGAAAATATTCCTAATTCTGTTTATGGATTACCTGAATATTATAAAAATGAAATAAAAAATACTAATTTAGTTGCAAACCCTGGATGTTATCCAACTGCTTCATTATTAGGATTATTACCTTTTATTGATTATATAGAAGAAGGAAGTCAAATTTTTATTGATGCAAAATCTGGAATAAGTGGAGCTGGAAAAAAATTAACAGAACTAGCACATTTTGCTAATTTAAATGAAAATATGATGGCTTATAATCCTTTTAAACATAGACATATGCCTGAAATTGAAGAGAAAATTAAATTAGTAAAAAATAAAGAGTTTCAAATTAATTTTGTTCCTCAACTAATTCCTGTTACAAGAGGTATGTTAATTTCTATTTATGCAACACTAAAAGAAGAAGTGAATGTTGAAGAAATTTTAGAAGAAAGATATAAAAATAATGAATTCGTAAGAGTTAGAAAAAGTGCAGTTGATATTAAATCAACAGCAGGTACAAATTTTTGTGATGTTTTTGTAGCTAGAAATAAAAAAGCGTTATTTATAAATTCTTCAATTGATAACTTATTAAGAGGAGCTTCATCTCAAGCTGTTGTAAATGCAAATATTATGTGTGGCTTTGAAGATAATGAAGGAATTCCAAAAATAGCCTATGTTCCTTAA